One Bacteroidota bacterium genomic region harbors:
- a CDS encoding amidohydrolase produces the protein MKIDIHTHIMPEHMPNWTQKFGYGEFIHLEHRNCEACMMKGDKLFRVVEENCFKEDKRIKEMDDTDVTIQVLSTIPVLFNYWSKPSDGLETSRFFNDHISETVSKNPKRFIGLGTVPLQDIDLAIKEMERCVKELKMPGLEIGSNINGENLSDKKFFPFYEAAEKLGCALFVHPWEMMGEDKMQKYWLPWLVGMPAETSRAICSMIFGGVFTAFPKLRVAFAHGGGSFPFTLGRIKHGFDVRPDLVAVDNSISPEKYLGKFWMDSLVHDKNAMKYLINVMGEDKICLGSDYPFPLGEHKPGRLIEKMKLGKKIEKKLLYKNAEEWLSTTH, from the coding sequence ATGAAGATCGACATCCACACTCACATCATGCCGGAGCATATGCCAAACTGGACACAGAAGTTTGGCTATGGTGAATTTATTCATCTTGAGCATCGCAATTGCGAAGCTTGTATGATGAAGGGCGATAAACTGTTTCGTGTTGTTGAAGAGAACTGTTTCAAAGAAGATAAGCGAATAAAGGAAATGGATGACACAGATGTAACGATACAAGTACTTTCAACTATTCCTGTTTTATTTAATTACTGGTCCAAACCATCAGATGGTTTGGAAACATCACGATTTTTCAATGACCATATTTCAGAGACAGTTTCAAAAAATCCAAAACGATTTATTGGTTTAGGAACAGTTCCATTACAGGATATTGATTTGGCGATAAAAGAAATGGAGAGATGTGTAAAAGAATTAAAAATGCCCGGATTAGAAATTGGCAGTAATATCAATGGAGAAAATTTATCAGATAAAAAATTCTTCCCTTTTTATGAAGCAGCAGAAAAACTGGGCTGTGCTTTGTTTGTGCATCCATGGGAAATGATGGGAGAAGATAAAATGCAGAAATACTGGTTGCCCTGGCTCGTAGGCATGCCTGCTGAAACTTCGAGGGCAATATGCTCAATGATATTTGGCGGTGTATTTACAGCATTCCCAAAACTAAGAGTCGCATTTGCGCATGGCGGTGGTTCATTCCCTTTTACTCTTGGAAGAATTAAACATGGATTTGATGTTCGTCCTGATTTGGTAGCGGTAGATAATTCAATTTCTCCGGAAAAATATCTCGGAAAATTCTGGATGGATAGTTTAGTGCATGATAAAAATGCAATGAAGTATCTGATTAATGTAATGGGTGAAGATAAGATCTGCCTTGGTAGTGATTATCCTTTTCCACTTGGCGAGCATAAGCCGGGAAGATTGATTGAAAAAATGAAACTTGGAAAAAAAATTGAAAAGAAATTGCTTTATAAGAACGCTGAAGAATGGCTAAGCACTACTCATTAA